A single region of the Elizabethkingia sp. JS20170427COW genome encodes:
- a CDS encoding RHS repeat-associated core domain-containing protein: MKKIYFFLLSLFYFSLFSQNNFHDTQGSIDINEAGQLQFTLPIALPPGVKSVAPQVNLIYSGKSNSIAGYGWNLSGITSISRMTKTIEHDGGIKGLQLNNNDYYNFNGQRLILKQGSPVQYGQNGAEYVTEKYSNIKIKSFGSITGLWTGPEYFEVTFEDGSQAWYGALSSGASTARTPIEYNIVKWKDAQGNYITYNYTLSDNVSAISSIHWGGNEVLGKSHFNSITFTYTTRELKEVSYVNGIKFLQNKLLNDVRVVNNGTQFKRYQITHISEDGYPKVSSITEYNSQNQAANPTVFNYQVNPVLADISTIEHGIKNTHTKKYGDFNYDGITDFIEMENNGVLSYKSSVYKDTPAVILSYNTSEFSPVNFREAVIISYKKNDIVGDVAAIVIPVTKVRPSTNIWDYEFRIYTINLQTKKLDFQYSKILNYEDYKIYGEPDQSTNCSVIPSRLKRMFTYDYDGDGISELILDFSFIRTCYDFGDPEIPRDPREISFNLNSVNNTIVNHTSVGKTEEDKDYFLINGFILNSDNTEIPFSKDGHTDKERSVIDSLEVDKSHIQRQNRLLPPNTDLQYITHYENSSILFDLKQETPYTQSFYKFNHNYNLIPDKLETADFNGDGIEELYTQDSSGTIKSFYNITKSSSGQYHVSSVLNSIKLSGLANKMLLGDFNGDGKVDIAVPQTNKGNDWKFYMATGKGFEEHSYNNFIYYSSEQEFTDTGRHNTFFESGCDYATITYYHYNVTDLNQDGKSEIVVTKVVIRNHEWNSHNDKENTTVSLSVYSSSKPFNIPSIGSTTLPFSYGLTKTSEKRFENKVIPFSTLFINRNNHQIILVGRPDDCPTNNCNRDNVVYLDYKHLPTGMRMASIIQGGLKTDVEYAELLPGTVYNSAPTMVYPFMTLNKINQSYVVSRLHQEGRYQDFRYKGLVTHLQGRGMVGFRQTARSSWYASGFENTKTWSGVEIDPLRESIPVKEWSIKTNNESLVFPTNISLTNTQLLSVKLTDYKTDYFVNGIKKTSLTATEKPLAVMAMVPTTTTSKDFLKDIKTVDIIEYDNYYLPTKTISKVNDNFATSTTTLDYFPPNLTGTGSNYYVGRPRSKTELRQAYGDSKGAKEEYTYENNLLKTKTNWNNNNTEWIRETYAYDGFGNITSKTLSNNKDSNTKITTATYDAAGRFVTKKKETAGSLSLETNITYNNWGQILTQTDAFGVKITNTYDGWGKLLTANHNLGGTTTYLYEKLSNADVKVTQTAADGNISISYTNKIGQNYKSTTKGFASGSYVSKTIQFDILGRKIRESEPYTEGQSPNQWNIIEYDDYSRPKKATSFTGKIVENTYAGRVTTVTETNANSRFKKQTTDPLGNINSTEDKGGIIYFKYNAAGQNTEAKYDTNIVTTKYDNWGRKSEFYDPSNGLYQYEYNDGFGQLTKEISPKGYKQYTYNNTGQLITQREVTTDGTGHTDKTISYTYSTKGLLTKKSGTSKGKAFSTTLTYDTYGRVLSTTENSNGKAYAQQGVIYDTFGRVSSYEKRITSGSVITKAVIENIYHPWSGELYQVKDKTAKKILWELKQTNVKGQVTQALLGATTINNLYDSNGFLSNVSHISSNQSTVLQVSYSFNAIKNELNSRTRGGDFNILESFVYDANNRLINWSDPVTNNITNGANRNVYDAKGRITQNDQLGSIKFENNQYVYRPTSVTLNATGLQNYTNDLVQNIVYNENNDPVFINGEKGDVRFEYGLTQMRQMATYGGNFSNTGEGKFTKFYSENGSFEVIKNNQTGQEKHLLYIGGTPYEANIVYLKDYTESSGSFKFLHKDYLGSVLAITNEAGKIVEQRHFDAWGSFTHLKIGNNAIITDKEQIRDYLSNGNLIVDRGYTSHEHFAEVGIIHMNGRLYDPLLRRFLNADENIQDPHNTQNYNKYGYVLNNPLMYNDPSGEFLAFLGVSAFWKAVIIGATVGLASYTLGLAVTGNIAQWNIGGALKSTFFGAVGGATSFGIGSIFSVAGEAGRLTAFADNLKKSIGSLGLAVIQGGTHAISQGVLGLMQGGDFVSSAVAGFAGSLGASGWTGVIGTSGGAMIAFGALSGGIGAELTGGNFWQGALIGGVVAGLNHAMHRIGNGEDPPSKKYRFPRTKVSFKVDQGAALFIEEDNKRFFDVDIYTVKGTITLDEGVLTINAVGATTTTQVSPYFFGTVTVMGSSAYGLSTFSVSLPLNRDYGYTALQSGYQQIGSTTYTLPKGTTNVNVSIKAGYIFNMQGKGVGTPFPPTTSYNYHFGNGPSINQYPLFK, encoded by the coding sequence ATGAAAAAAATATACTTTTTCTTATTATCCCTCTTTTATTTTTCGTTATTTTCTCAAAATAATTTTCATGATACGCAAGGCAGTATTGATATAAATGAGGCAGGACAATTACAGTTTACTTTGCCAATAGCATTACCACCAGGAGTAAAAAGCGTTGCCCCACAGGTAAATCTGATTTATTCTGGAAAATCTAATAGTATTGCAGGATATGGTTGGAATTTATCAGGTATTACTTCCATTTCCAGAATGACGAAGACCATAGAACATGATGGAGGGATAAAGGGTTTACAGCTTAATAATAACGACTATTACAATTTCAATGGACAAAGATTAATTCTAAAACAAGGAAGTCCAGTGCAATACGGGCAAAACGGAGCCGAATATGTTACCGAAAAATATTCCAATATCAAAATAAAATCTTTTGGAAGTATTACCGGCTTGTGGACCGGTCCAGAGTATTTTGAAGTTACATTTGAAGATGGTTCTCAGGCTTGGTATGGAGCATTATCTTCAGGAGCGAGTACTGCTAGAACTCCAATAGAATATAATATCGTAAAATGGAAAGATGCACAGGGGAATTATATCACTTATAATTATACGCTTTCAGATAATGTCTCAGCTATCTCTTCTATCCATTGGGGAGGAAATGAAGTATTAGGAAAATCTCATTTTAATAGCATAACGTTTACTTATACTACAAGAGAACTCAAAGAAGTTTCTTATGTAAACGGTATTAAATTTTTGCAGAATAAATTATTAAATGACGTTAGAGTTGTTAACAACGGAACTCAATTTAAAAGATATCAGATTACTCATATTTCTGAAGATGGCTATCCAAAAGTATCTTCAATTACAGAGTATAATTCCCAAAATCAGGCAGCGAATCCTACGGTTTTTAATTATCAGGTAAATCCTGTATTGGCAGATATTAGCACCATTGAACATGGTATAAAAAACACACATACCAAAAAATACGGAGATTTTAATTATGACGGTATTACGGATTTTATAGAAATGGAAAACAATGGTGTGTTATCTTATAAAAGTTCGGTATATAAGGATACTCCTGCTGTAATATTATCTTATAATACTTCGGAGTTTTCCCCAGTTAATTTTCGTGAAGCAGTGATTATCTCATATAAGAAAAATGATATAGTAGGCGATGTAGCAGCAATTGTTATACCTGTAACAAAAGTGCGCCCATCCACTAATATTTGGGATTATGAATTCAGGATATACACCATAAATCTACAAACAAAAAAACTTGATTTTCAATATTCTAAGATCTTGAATTATGAAGATTACAAAATTTATGGAGAGCCAGACCAAAGCACAAATTGTTCTGTTATTCCATCAAGATTGAAAAGAATGTTTACTTACGATTATGACGGGGACGGTATATCGGAGTTGATTCTCGATTTTTCTTTTATAAGAACTTGCTATGATTTTGGAGACCCAGAAATTCCGCGTGACCCGAGAGAAATTAGTTTTAATTTAAACTCTGTAAACAACACTATAGTTAACCATACTTCTGTTGGTAAAACTGAAGAAGATAAAGATTATTTTTTAATTAATGGATTTATTTTAAATTCAGATAATACGGAAATTCCTTTTTCCAAAGATGGTCATACTGATAAAGAGCGATCCGTAATAGATAGTTTAGAAGTCGATAAGAGTCATATTCAACGTCAAAACAGACTTCTTCCCCCTAATACAGATTTGCAATATATAACTCACTATGAGAACTCATCAATACTTTTTGACTTAAAACAAGAAACTCCTTATACCCAAAGTTTCTATAAATTTAATCACAATTATAATCTTATTCCTGATAAATTAGAAACAGCCGATTTTAACGGTGATGGAATAGAAGAATTGTATACACAGGATTCTTCAGGAACTATTAAGAGTTTTTATAATATTACAAAAAGCAGTTCAGGACAATATCATGTTTCGTCGGTATTGAACAGTATAAAACTTTCTGGACTTGCAAACAAAATGCTATTAGGCGATTTTAACGGTGATGGAAAAGTAGATATTGCAGTGCCACAGACCAATAAAGGTAATGATTGGAAATTCTATATGGCGACGGGCAAAGGCTTTGAAGAACATAGTTATAATAACTTCATATATTACTCATCAGAACAAGAGTTCACAGATACAGGAAGACATAATACCTTTTTTGAGTCAGGTTGTGATTATGCTACAATTACCTATTATCACTATAATGTAACAGATTTAAATCAAGATGGTAAGAGTGAAATTGTGGTAACAAAAGTCGTTATCAGAAATCATGAATGGAATTCTCATAATGACAAAGAAAACACAACGGTCTCTCTTTCTGTATATAGTAGCAGTAAACCATTCAATATTCCATCAATAGGAAGCACAACACTACCATTTTCATATGGGTTAACCAAAACTTCAGAAAAAAGATTTGAAAACAAAGTTATTCCTTTTAGCACATTATTCATTAACCGGAATAACCACCAGATTATTTTGGTTGGTCGTCCAGACGATTGTCCAACAAATAATTGCAATCGTGATAATGTAGTTTATTTGGATTATAAGCATCTACCAACTGGTATGAGAATGGCATCCATAATACAAGGAGGATTGAAAACCGATGTAGAATATGCGGAATTACTTCCGGGAACAGTCTATAATTCAGCTCCTACTATGGTTTATCCTTTTATGACATTGAACAAAATCAATCAAAGTTATGTTGTAAGTCGCCTGCATCAGGAAGGTCGCTATCAGGATTTCAGATATAAAGGATTGGTAACTCATCTGCAAGGACGAGGAATGGTAGGGTTCAGACAAACAGCACGTTCATCGTGGTATGCTTCAGGATTTGAAAACACCAAAACATGGAGTGGAGTAGAAATTGACCCACTAAGAGAAAGTATTCCGGTAAAAGAATGGAGCATCAAAACCAATAATGAATCCCTTGTTTTTCCTACCAATATTTCCCTTACCAATACGCAATTACTATCGGTAAAACTTACGGATTACAAAACCGATTATTTTGTAAACGGTATAAAGAAAACTTCTCTAACTGCTACAGAAAAACCTTTAGCAGTAATGGCTATGGTTCCAACCACAACCACGAGTAAAGATTTTCTGAAAGATATAAAAACCGTAGATATCATTGAATATGACAATTATTATCTACCAACTAAAACCATTAGTAAGGTCAATGATAATTTTGCAACTTCTACAACAACATTAGATTATTTTCCGCCAAATCTCACGGGAACAGGAAGCAATTACTATGTGGGAAGACCTCGTAGTAAAACGGAACTAAGGCAAGCTTATGGCGACAGCAAAGGAGCAAAAGAAGAATACACCTACGAAAACAACCTGCTGAAAACTAAAACCAACTGGAATAACAATAATACCGAATGGATAAGAGAAACCTATGCTTATGACGGTTTCGGGAATATTACCTCCAAAACGCTGAGCAACAATAAGGATAGTAATACCAAAATTACTACGGCAACTTATGATGCTGCTGGACGGTTCGTTACCAAGAAAAAAGAAACTGCAGGAAGCCTTAGTTTAGAAACGAATATTACCTACAACAACTGGGGGCAAATCCTTACACAAACCGATGCTTTCGGAGTAAAGATTACCAATACTTATGACGGTTGGGGCAAACTGCTTACAGCAAACCACAATCTCGGAGGCACTACAACCTACCTATACGAAAAACTATCCAACGCTGATGTTAAAGTAACCCAAACTGCTGCGGACGGTAATATAAGCATCAGTTATACCAATAAAATTGGTCAGAATTACAAATCAACAACCAAAGGCTTTGCTTCAGGTTCTTATGTTTCCAAAACCATTCAGTTTGATATATTGGGCAGAAAGATAAGAGAAAGCGAACCTTACACCGAAGGACAATCTCCAAACCAATGGAACATTATAGAATATGACGACTATTCCCGACCTAAAAAAGCCACTTCCTTTACAGGTAAAATTGTAGAGAACACTTACGCCGGGAGAGTTACAACCGTAACTGAAACCAATGCCAACAGTCGCTTCAAGAAGCAAACCACAGACCCTTTAGGCAATATCAATTCTACGGAAGACAAAGGTGGCATTATTTATTTCAAATACAATGCAGCCGGACAAAATACAGAAGCCAAATACGACACCAATATCGTTACTACAAAATACGATAACTGGGGAAGAAAATCAGAGTTCTATGACCCGTCCAACGGATTGTATCAATATGAATATAATGATGGTTTCGGGCAACTGACCAAAGAAATCAGTCCGAAAGGCTATAAACAATATACCTACAACAACACAGGACAACTAATTACCCAACGCGAGGTAACAACTGACGGCACAGGACATACCGATAAAACCATAAGTTACACTTATAGTACCAAAGGATTGCTAACAAAGAAAAGCGGAACCTCCAAAGGAAAAGCATTCTCTACTACCCTTACCTACGATACCTACGGCAGAGTGCTTTCTACTACGGAAAACAGCAATGGCAAAGCGTATGCACAGCAGGGCGTTATATACGATACTTTCGGCAGAGTATCGTCTTATGAAAAACGGATTACCTCGGGAAGCGTGATTACCAAAGCGGTTATTGAAAACATCTACCACCCTTGGAGCGGCGAACTGTATCAGGTAAAAGACAAAACCGCCAAAAAAATCCTTTGGGAACTGAAACAAACCAATGTAAAAGGACAAGTAACACAGGCGTTGCTTGGAGCGACAACAATTAATAATTTGTATGACAGCAATGGTTTCCTAAGTAATGTTAGCCATATTTCCAGTAACCAGTCAACGGTATTGCAGGTTTCCTATTCCTTCAATGCGATAAAGAACGAACTGAACAGCAGGACAAGAGGTGGAGATTTCAATATCCTTGAAAGTTTTGTTTATGATGCAAACAACAGACTGATTAATTGGTCAGACCCTGTAACCAATAACATTACCAACGGAGCAAACCGCAACGTATACGATGCTAAAGGGCGTATTACGCAGAACGACCAACTTGGCAGCATAAAATTTGAAAACAACCAGTATGTTTATCGCCCGACATCAGTAACGCTAAATGCCACAGGACTGCAAAACTACACCAATGATTTGGTGCAGAACATTGTATATAACGAGAACAACGATCCAGTATTTATAAACGGAGAGAAAGGCGATGTAAGGTTTGAATACGGACTTACCCAAATGCGGCAAATGGCAACGTATGGCGGAAACTTCTCTAACACAGGAGAAGGTAAATTCACGAAGTTTTACAGCGAAAATGGCTCTTTTGAAGTTATAAAAAACAACCAGACGGGACAAGAAAAGCATTTACTCTACATTGGGGGTACACCGTATGAAGCCAATATTGTATATTTGAAAGACTATACAGAGAGCAGCGGTTCTTTTAAATTTTTGCATAAAGATTATTTGGGTTCTGTATTGGCAATTACAAATGAGGCAGGTAAGATTGTAGAGCAAAGGCATTTTGATGCTTGGGGTTCTTTCACCCATTTAAAAATTGGCAACAATGCCATAATAACCGACAAAGAACAGATACGTGATTATCTTTCTAACGGAAACCTAATTGTGGACAGAGGTTACACTTCTCACGAGCATTTTGCAGAAGTAGGCATTATCCACATGAACGGCAGGTTGTATGATCCATTGCTAAGAAGATTTTTAAATGCTGACGAAAACATACAAGACCCACACAATACACAGAACTATAATAAGTATGGCTATGTGCTGAATAACCCGCTGATGTACAATGACCCGAGTGGGGAGTTTCTTGCATTTTTAGGAGTTTCGGCATTTTGGAAAGCCGTAATTATTGGTGCAACTGTAGGATTAGCCTCTTATACTTTGGGATTAGCAGTAACAGGTAATATAGCTCAATGGAATATAGGCGGTGCATTAAAATCTACATTTTTTGGTGCCGTTGGTGGTGCTACCAGTTTTGGTATAGGAAGTATATTTAGTGTCGCAGGAGAAGCAGGTAGGCTTACCGCATTTGCAGATAATCTTAAAAAATCTATTGGAAGTTTAGGTTTAGCAGTAATACAAGGAGGAACACACGCCATATCACAGGGTGTTTTAGGCTTAATGCAAGGCGGAGATTTTGTAAGTTCTGCGGTGGCTGGTTTTGCAGGGAGTTTAGGAGCAAGTGGTTGGACGGGCGTTATAGGAACAAGCGGCGGAGCAATGATTGCTTTTGGTGCTTTGTCTGGAGGAATAGGTGCTGAACTTACGGGAGGAAACTTTTGGCAAGGAGCATTGATTGGCGGTGTAGTTGCAGGATTAAATCATGCGATGCATAGGATTGGCAATGGAGAAGATCCTCCAAGTAAAAAATATAGATTTCCACGAACAAAGGTTAGTTTCAAAGTTGATCAAGGTGCTGCGCTTTTTATTGAGGAGGATAACAAAAGGTTTTTTGACGTGGATATTTACACAGTCAAAGGAACAATTACTTTAGATGAAGGCGTTCTGACTATAAATGCAGTAGGAGCTACAACTACAACACAAGTAAGTCCATACTTTTTTGGAACAGTGACTGTAATGGGAAGTAGTGCTTATGGTTTGTCAACCTTTAGTGTATCGCTTCCGCTTAATAGAGATTATGGCTACACAGCTTTGCAATCAGGATATCAACAGATTGGTTCAACAACCTACACTCTTCCTAAAGGAACTACTAATGTAAATGTAAGTATTAAAGCAGGTTACATTTTTAATATGCAAGGAAAAGGTGTTGGAACTCCTTTCCCTCCTACTACAAGTTACAATTACCACTTTGGCAACGGTCCTAGTATTAATCAGTATCCTTTATTTAAATAG
- a CDS encoding T9SS type A sorting domain-containing protein, protein MIGIKLYFLSCLSISTVSFAQTELFFHYDEAGNQKYRGTNITQIQQTQTTEIISANIISEEEQKFWSKIELFPVPVKDILTIRWNDSIDGLIEQVSLFQHQTGHWKFQQKNFPDLNKRIQINMSGYHYGVYIIRFQLKDGRVYSKNIIKQ, encoded by the coding sequence ATGATAGGAATAAAATTATATTTTCTAAGTTGCTTATCCATAAGTACTGTTTCATTTGCACAGACAGAGTTGTTTTTTCATTATGACGAAGCAGGAAATCAAAAATACAGAGGGACTAATATAACACAAATACAACAAACTCAAACTACTGAAATTATTTCAGCAAATATCATCAGTGAAGAGGAGCAAAAATTTTGGAGCAAAATTGAACTATTTCCAGTTCCAGTAAAAGATATTTTAACAATTAGATGGAATGATTCCATAGATGGACTTATTGAACAGGTCAGTTTATTTCAACATCAAACAGGGCATTGGAAGTTTCAACAAAAGAATTTCCCTGATTTAAATAAACGAATTCAGATTAATATGTCAGGGTATCATTACGGTGTCTATATCATAAGATTTCAACTGAAAGACGGAAGAGTATATAGTAAAAATATCATCAAACAATAA
- a CDS encoding GH3 auxin-responsive promoter family protein produces MATKVIFNSVVNWFIGRRIDQIERFIAHPYETQKGVLFSQLFMAEDTEYGKKWGFKNIKSIQDFQSQIPIVSYEDFEPYITRARQGESDIFWPGQIKKFAKSSGTTNAKSKFIPITEESLEDCHYKAGKDLISLYVNNHPDSELFQHKNLRLGGSSQIMKDFNTQFGDLSALLIENLPYWVEIINTPCRKVSLLGEWETKLKAIVEEVKNQDVGSMTGVPSWMMVLLTRLLKETNSPDIKTIWPNLEVFFHGGISFTPYREQYKKIMGGEINYYEIYNASEGFFGIQDRWGADDMLLMLDYGIFYEFIPMEEFGYSHPKTLTLDQVELGKNYAMLITTNGGLWRYLIGDTVKFTSKNPYRIKVSGRTKHYINAFGEELMIDNVEEALKCACQYTDAQIIDYTGAPIYMDRDHSGAHEWIFEFAKKPNDLERFIYEFDEKLKNINSDYEAKRYNNMTLQRPVVHIAKENLFYEWMSTRGKLGGQNKVPRLSNNREYIDPLLKLNTLS; encoded by the coding sequence ATGGCTACAAAGGTAATTTTCAATTCGGTGGTGAATTGGTTTATTGGACGAAGAATAGATCAAATAGAGCGTTTTATTGCCCATCCTTATGAAACTCAGAAGGGAGTTTTATTCTCTCAACTTTTTATGGCAGAAGACACCGAATATGGAAAAAAATGGGGATTTAAAAATATTAAATCTATTCAAGATTTTCAAAGCCAAATTCCTATCGTGAGTTATGAAGATTTTGAGCCCTATATTACCAGAGCTAGGCAAGGGGAGAGTGATATCTTCTGGCCTGGGCAGATTAAAAAGTTTGCAAAATCTTCAGGAACTACCAATGCCAAGAGTAAATTTATTCCCATTACAGAGGAGAGTTTAGAAGATTGCCATTATAAGGCGGGTAAGGATCTTATCTCTTTATATGTAAACAACCACCCCGATTCAGAATTATTTCAGCATAAAAATTTAAGATTAGGAGGAAGCTCTCAGATTATGAAAGATTTCAACACCCAGTTTGGGGATCTTTCAGCATTGTTAATCGAGAATCTTCCTTACTGGGTGGAAATTATCAATACCCCTTGCCGTAAAGTATCTTTATTAGGAGAGTGGGAGACCAAATTAAAGGCTATTGTCGAGGAGGTTAAAAACCAAGATGTAGGAAGTATGACGGGAGTTCCTAGCTGGATGATGGTTTTGCTAACCCGATTATTGAAGGAAACCAACTCACCGGATATTAAAACCATTTGGCCTAATTTGGAAGTTTTCTTCCACGGAGGAATTAGCTTTACCCCTTATCGTGAGCAGTATAAAAAAATAATGGGAGGAGAGATTAACTATTATGAAATTTATAATGCTTCCGAAGGTTTTTTTGGCATCCAAGACCGATGGGGAGCCGATGATATGCTCCTTATGTTGGATTATGGGATTTTCTATGAATTTATTCCTATGGAAGAATTTGGATACTCTCATCCTAAAACATTAACATTAGATCAAGTAGAATTAGGCAAGAATTACGCGATGCTTATTACCACCAATGGTGGGTTATGGCGTTATCTGATTGGAGATACCGTGAAGTTCACTTCTAAAAATCCTTATCGTATTAAGGTTTCTGGGCGTACCAAACATTATATTAACGCTTTTGGAGAAGAGTTGATGATTGATAATGTTGAAGAGGCATTAAAATGTGCCTGCCAATATACCGATGCCCAAATTATCGACTATACGGGAGCCCCTATTTACATGGATAGAGATCATTCTGGAGCTCACGAATGGATTTTTGAGTTTGCCAAAAAGCCTAATGATTTGGAACGATTTATTTATGAGTTTGATGAAAAGCTAAAGAATATTAATTCTGATTACGAAGCAAAAAGATATAATAATATGACTTTACAAAGACCTGTAGTTCATATCGCTAAAGAGAATCTTTTTTATGAATGGATGAGCACTCGTGGGAAATTAGGAGGTCAAAATAAAGTCCCAAGATTGAGCAATAACCGAGAATATATTGATCCTCTTCTCAAATTGAACACTTTATCATAA
- a CDS encoding M20/M25/M40 family metallo-hydrolase — translation MKNLFLSLCLVGFVSVQAQISEQNLEKTISYLAVDKMQGRQTGSKQVHKASKFIEKQFKKLGLAPKGEQGYRQSFTAKVSRVKVNDSLRKADNIIGFLDNGAEKTIVVGAHYDHIGHGELGNSRDDKDNIGKIHNGADDNASGVAGLLELARYYSQNQVKEKYNILFIAFGAEELGLFGSKYFVEHPTIPLNTIHWMLNMDMIGRYNPENGLAVIGYGTSPAFVDIFKDVHSDIKFNLSKDGRGGSDQTSFYDKKIPVLFFHTGGHPDYHKHGDDAHKINYKAMKSILELEAKAIDNSMKVSQMDFVWTN, via the coding sequence ATGAAAAACTTATTTTTAAGCCTTTGTTTAGTAGGTTTTGTAAGTGTACAAGCTCAGATTTCAGAGCAGAATTTGGAAAAAACCATTAGCTACCTGGCAGTAGATAAGATGCAAGGACGACAAACAGGAAGCAAGCAAGTGCATAAGGCTTCAAAATTTATCGAGAAACAATTTAAAAAATTAGGATTAGCACCTAAGGGTGAACAAGGATATCGCCAAAGCTTTACTGCTAAAGTATCTAGAGTAAAAGTAAACGATAGCTTGAGAAAAGCCGATAATATCATCGGATTTTTAGATAATGGAGCAGAAAAAACCATTGTTGTAGGAGCTCATTATGATCATATAGGACATGGAGAACTCGGGAACTCTAGAGATGATAAAGATAATATTGGAAAAATCCATAATGGGGCAGATGATAATGCTTCAGGAGTAGCAGGACTTTTGGAATTGGCGAGGTACTATTCTCAAAATCAAGTAAAAGAAAAATACAATATTTTGTTTATCGCTTTTGGAGCAGAAGAACTAGGTCTTTTCGGGTCAAAATATTTTGTAGAACATCCTACCATTCCTCTGAATACCATCCATTGGATGCTGAATATGGATATGATAGGACGTTATAATCCTGAAAACGGTTTAGCCGTTATCGGTTACGGAACAAGTCCTGCCTTTGTAGATATTTTTAAAGATGTGCATTCGGATATTAAATTTAACCTCAGCAAAGATGGTAGAGGAGGATCCGACCAAACTTCTTTCTATGATAAAAAAATTCCGGTATTGTTTTTCCATACTGGAGGACATCCCGATTACCATAAGCATGGAGATGATGCTCATAAAATCAATTATAAAGCCATGAAATCTATTTTAGAATTAGAAGCAAAGGCTATTGACAATTCAATGAAAGTTTCTCAGATGGATTTTGTTTGGACTAACTAA
- the mnmA gene encoding tRNA 2-thiouridine(34) synthase MnmA, whose amino-acid sequence MKVVVGLSGGVDSSVTAYLLKQQGHEVIGLFMRNWNDASVTLEDECPWVEDSNDALMVAKKLDIPFQVIDMSDLYKERIVDYMFQEYEKGRTPNPDVLCNREVKFDVFMEVALSLGAEKVATGHYARLSTLENDGETIYQLLAGKDNNKDQSYFLCQLSQDQLSRALFPIGHLTKPEVRKIAAEQGLVTANKKDSQGLCFIGKVSLPEFLKQQLQPKDGEIVEIFRDSPLFQQEVPAFASKREELEYGATKIHYHKEDGKVIGTHQGAQYYTIGQSKGLGIGGHKESCFIISRDMVNNILFVGEGHSFPGLYRKVLKINNEEVHWVREDLRLKAGESREVMARIRYRQPLQKATIYQFEDAFYMEFEDAQSAIAEGQFAAWYDGEETLGSGVIS is encoded by the coding sequence ATGAAAGTTGTAGTAGGCCTTTCAGGAGGAGTAGATTCTAGTGTAACAGCTTATTTATTAAAACAGCAAGGACACGAGGTTATCGGCCTTTTTATGAGAAATTGGAACGATGCTTCAGTTACTTTAGAAGACGAGTGTCCTTGGGTAGAAGATAGTAATGATGCTCTGATGGTTGCTAAGAAATTGGATATTCCTTTTCAGGTAATCGACATGAGCGATCTTTATAAAGAAAGAATTGTAGATTATATGTTTCAGGAGTATGAAAAAGGACGTACTCCTAACCCCGATGTGCTTTGTAATAGAGAAGTAAAATTTGATGTTTTTATGGAAGTTGCACTTTCTTTGGGAGCAGAGAAGGTGGCTACCGGCCATTATGCAAGGCTATCTACTTTGGAGAATGACGGGGAAACCATCTACCAGTTATTAGCAGGAAAGGACAATAATAAGGACCAATCTTATTTCCTTTGTCAGTTGAGTCAAGATCAACTTTCTAGAGCACTTTTCCCAATAGGGCATTTAACCAAACCTGAAGTGAGAAAAATTGCAGCAGAACAAGGGTTGGTAACCGCTAATAAAAAAGATTCTCAAGGACTTTGCTTTATTGGTAAAGTAAGCTTGCCAGAGTTTTTAAAGCAACAACTTCAGCCCAAAGATGGAGAAATTGTGGAAATTTTTAGAGATTCGCCTTTATTTCAACAAGAAGTACCAGCTTTTGCTTCTAAAAGAGAAGAATTGGAATACGGAGCAACTAAAATCCATTACCATAAGGAAGATGGTAAAGTAATTGGTACACACCAAGGGGCACAATATTATACCATTGGCCAAAGTAAAGGTCTGGGAATAGGAGGACATAAGGAATCTTGCTTTATCATTTCGAGAGATATGGTGAATAATATCCTTTTTGTGGGTGAGGGACACTCTTTCCCTGGATTGTATCGTAAGGTTCTGAAAATAAACAATGAAGAAGTGCATTGGGTACGTGAGGATCTTCGCCTGAAAGCGGGAGAAAGTAGAGAGGTGATGGCAAGAATCAGATACCGACAACCTCTTCAAAAAGCAACGATTTACCAGTTTGAAGATGCTTTCTACATGGAGTTTGAAGATGCTCAATCAGCTATTGCTGAAGGTCAGTTTGCAGCTTGGTATGATGGAGAAGAAACTCTGGGAAGTGGGGTGATAAGCTAA